Proteins found in one Cetobacterium ceti genomic segment:
- a CDS encoding NAD(P)/FAD-dependent oxidoreductase, whose protein sequence is MNNIYDLVIIGAGPAGLAAAIYAGRANLKVLVLEKENTGSLIMAHKIDNYPGFPHGLTGKDLYQEMKNQAINFKVEFKTATFLGLDVFSNPKVVKTDVENLHAHGVIVATGWSKNSNSKIPGEHEFLGKGVSYCATCDGAFTRGMTVSLFGKGEEVAEEALFLTRYSKQIQIFVTDKNLQCNHDILETLTSNENVKIFTNATLKEIQGSEYVEKVLVDIDGETKEFKSDYAFLYLGTKSPSELYGEFAKLDNQGYIITNELMKTNIDGVFAAGDIRSKTIRQVTTATSDGTIAGMEAIKYVLLKKKRESNNQ, encoded by the coding sequence ATGAACAATATTTATGATTTAGTTATTATAGGAGCTGGTCCTGCGGGATTAGCAGCAGCTATTTATGCAGGAAGAGCAAATCTTAAGGTTTTAGTTCTTGAAAAAGAAAACACAGGAAGCTTAATTATGGCTCATAAAATAGATAACTATCCAGGTTTTCCTCATGGTTTAACAGGAAAAGATTTATATCAAGAAATGAAAAATCAAGCAATTAACTTTAAAGTTGAATTTAAAACAGCTACATTCTTAGGATTAGATGTATTTTCAAATCCTAAAGTTGTAAAAACAGATGTGGAAAATTTACATGCCCACGGTGTTATTGTTGCTACAGGTTGGTCTAAAAATTCTAACAGTAAAATTCCAGGAGAACATGAATTTTTAGGTAAAGGTGTTTCATACTGTGCTACATGTGATGGTGCTTTTACTAGAGGAATGACTGTTTCTTTATTTGGTAAAGGAGAGGAAGTTGCTGAGGAAGCTTTATTTTTAACAAGATATTCAAAACAAATTCAAATTTTTGTTACAGATAAAAACTTACAATGTAATCACGACATTTTAGAAACTCTAACTTCTAATGAAAATGTTAAAATATTTACAAATGCAACTTTAAAAGAAATTCAAGGTTCTGAATATGTTGAAAAAGTTTTAGTAGATATAGATGGAGAAACTAAAGAATTTAAATCTGACTACGCTTTTCTTTACTTAGGAACTAAAAGTCCTAGTGAACTTTATGGAGAATTTGCTAAATTAGATAATCAAGGGTATATTATTACAAATGAACTTATGAAAACAAATATCGATGGTGTTTTTGCTGCTGGAGATATTCGTTCAAAAACAATAAGACAGGTTACTACTGCTACTTCAGATGGAACAATCGCTGGAATGGAAGCTATTAAATATGTTTTATTAAAGAAAAAAAGAGAAAGTAATAACCAATAA
- a CDS encoding MBL fold metallo-hydrolase, producing MEMRVFPLGPYMVNCYLVWNYSNRAATLFDCGGENLDSIIEFLDNHSLTLENVILTHGHGDHIGGINKIINLYPEVKVYIGEEDIKFLKDPSLSLSQYIQNCEFIYSGHCYPLKGGDSIFGFEVIDTPGHTIGSKCFYNKEMKIIISGDTLFRRSYGRYDLPTGSFDDLQKSLRKLCNTFPPETVVYSAHSAPTTIGDEKSFLKGQGII from the coding sequence ATGGAGATGAGAGTATTTCCCCTAGGTCCATATATGGTGAATTGTTATCTTGTATGGAATTATTCTAATAGGGCTGCAACATTATTTGATTGTGGTGGTGAGAATTTAGATTCAATTATTGAATTTTTAGATAATCATAGTTTAACTTTAGAAAATGTTATTTTAACCCATGGTCATGGTGATCATATTGGCGGTATTAATAAAATTATAAACCTATATCCTGAAGTAAAAGTTTATATTGGTGAAGAGGATATTAAATTCTTAAAGGATCCTTCTTTAAGTCTTTCTCAATATATACAAAATTGTGAGTTTATATACTCAGGACATTGTTATCCCCTTAAGGGCGGAGATTCTATTTTTGGATTTGAAGTAATTGACACTCCAGGACACACTATAGGTTCAAAATGTTTCTACAATAAGGAAATGAAAATCATTATTTCAGGAGATACTTTATTTAGAAGAAGTTATGGTAGATATGATCTACCTACAGGTAGTTTTGACGATCTTCAAAAAAGTTTAAGAAAATTATGTAATACCTTTCCTCCAGAAACAGTTGTTTACAGTGCCCATAGTGCACCTACTACCATAGGTGATGAAAAAAGTTTCCTAAAGGGTCAAGGTATCATTTAA
- a CDS encoding tRNA (cytidine(34)-2'-O)-methyltransferase, whose amino-acid sequence MNIVLMEPEIPYNTGNIGRSCVLTNTTLHLIKPLGFSLDEKQIKRSGLDYWHLVDLKVWDSYEELRAAYPESSFYFATTKTKQRYSDVTYKENDFIVFGPESRGIPETILNENKENCITIPMIKMGRSLNLSNSAAIILYESLRQVDFNFGEDE is encoded by the coding sequence ATGAATATTGTTTTAATGGAACCAGAAATACCATATAATACTGGAAATATAGGAAGATCATGTGTTTTAACAAACACAACTTTACATTTAATAAAACCTTTAGGGTTTTCTTTAGATGAAAAACAAATAAAAAGATCGGGATTAGACTATTGGCATTTAGTTGATTTAAAAGTTTGGGATAGTTATGAAGAGTTAAGAGCTGCTTATCCAGAATCAAGTTTTTATTTTGCTACAACAAAAACTAAACAAAGATATTCAGATGTAACTTATAAGGAAAATGATTTTATAGTATTTGGACCAGAATCAAGAGGAATTCCAGAGACTATTTTAAATGAAAATAAAGAAAATTGCATAACAATACCTATGATAAAAATGGGAAGATCACTTAATTTATCAAATTCTGCAGCAATTATTCTTTATGAATCTTTAAGACAAGTGGATTTTAATTTCGGAGAAGATGAGTAG
- a CDS encoding CvfB family protein, producing the protein MIKVGKRQKMTIASFAAVGAYLDAKTEDEKDNILLPNNELEGRELEAGDEVDVLIYRDSEDRLIATFRKTEALVGTVAKLKVNDINEDLGAFLNWGLNKDLFLPNSQIEGDIEIGQEVLVGVYEDSKERLSATMKIYSYLLPNNDYKKNDMVTGTVYRINDEIGVFVAVDDRYFGLIPKSECYKTYNIGDVVETRVIRVREDGKLDLAEKALAYMQMGEDSQLILEKMKLLKGQFRFTDSSSPESIRDYFGISKKAFKRAMGSLLKAEKVTKDEKGFYILVK; encoded by the coding sequence ATGATAAAAGTAGGAAAAAGACAAAAAATGACAATAGCTAGTTTTGCAGCTGTTGGAGCATATTTAGATGCAAAAACTGAAGATGAAAAGGATAATATTTTATTACCAAATAATGAATTAGAAGGAAGAGAGCTAGAAGCTGGAGATGAAGTTGATGTATTAATATATAGAGATTCTGAAGATAGATTAATAGCAACTTTTAGAAAAACAGAAGCTTTAGTTGGAACTGTTGCTAAATTAAAGGTAAATGATATTAATGAAGATTTAGGTGCCTTTTTAAATTGGGGATTAAATAAGGATTTATTCTTACCTAACTCTCAAATTGAGGGAGATATTGAAATTGGACAAGAGGTTTTAGTAGGAGTATATGAGGATAGTAAAGAGCGTTTATCTGCTACTATGAAAATATATAGCTATTTATTACCAAATAACGATTACAAAAAAAATGATATGGTAACAGGAACAGTATATAGAATAAATGATGAAATAGGAGTTTTCGTAGCTGTTGATGATAGATATTTTGGATTAATTCCTAAAAGTGAGTGTTATAAAACTTATAATATAGGAGATGTTGTTGAAACTAGAGTTATAAGAGTAAGAGAAGATGGAAAATTAGATTTAGCTGAAAAAGCTCTAGCATATATGCAAATGGGAGAAGATAGTCAGTTAATCTTAGAAAAAATGAAGCTTTTAAAAGGACAGTTTAGATTTACAGATAGTAGCTCTCCTGAATCTATAAGAGATTACTTTGGAATTAGTAAAAAAGCCTTTAAAAGAGCTATGGGTTCTTTATTAAAAGCTGAGAAAGTAACAAAGGATGAAAAAGGATTTTATATATTAGTAAAATAA
- the ruvC gene encoding crossover junction endodeoxyribonuclease RuvC: MRILGIDPGTAIVGYSILDFKENKMTLVHYGCIYTDKNLLMEDRLCIIFDELEEIIKKYSPEHMAVEELFFFKNNKTVISVGQARGVILLAGRKNKLKIESYTPLQVKMGITGYGKAEKKQIQLMVKKILNMKEIPKPDDAADAIAVAITHINSLTNSLYSEPTVVNQKLEKTLSTKTKLSAKEFRELMLGK, encoded by the coding sequence TTGAGAATTTTAGGTATTGATCCAGGTACTGCAATTGTTGGTTATTCTATTTTAGATTTTAAAGAAAATAAAATGACTTTAGTCCATTATGGATGTATTTATACAGATAAAAACTTACTTATGGAAGATAGACTTTGTATAATTTTTGATGAATTAGAAGAGATTATAAAAAAATATTCTCCTGAGCATATGGCTGTGGAAGAATTATTTTTCTTTAAAAATAATAAAACTGTAATTTCTGTTGGACAAGCTAGAGGTGTCATTTTACTTGCTGGAAGAAAAAATAAACTTAAAATTGAAAGCTATACCCCTCTTCAAGTTAAAATGGGAATAACTGGTTATGGTAAAGCTGAAAAAAAACAAATTCAATTAATGGTAAAAAAAATTCTGAATATGAAAGAAATTCCTAAACCTGATGATGCTGCCGATGCAATTGCTGTGGCAATAACTCATATTAATAGTTTAACAAACTCTTTATATTCAGAACCTACTGTTGTAAATCAAAAGTTAGAAAAAACTCTTTCTACTAAAACAAAACTTTCAGCAAAAGAGTTTCGAGAACTAATGCTAGGCAAATAG
- a CDS encoding sigma-70 family RNA polymerase sigma factor: protein MNISDYLKEISHYPLLTKEEEHLYSLKAIDGDKDSREKLVTSNLRLVVSVAKKYSNLGIPLLDLIQEGNIGLIRAVTKFNPYLERKFSTYAMFWIKQSILRYISCNRGIIRFPTYIYDNISKINKFTARFKGKENREPTIEEISKGTEIKKRDVRKYLDLIEQNLNSLDELCGENGDYHNIISNGDEVEENIINEEEKDFLIKTLNCLTPNEREVIIHRYGLFNRNILTLEEIGVYLNLTRERIRQIQIKAIDKLKANYNYI, encoded by the coding sequence ATGAATATCTCGGATTATTTAAAGGAGATCAGTCATTATCCTCTACTAACAAAGGAGGAAGAACATCTATACTCCTTAAAAGCTATAGATGGTGACAAAGATTCAAGAGAAAAATTGGTAACATCAAATTTAAGACTAGTTGTTAGTGTTGCAAAAAAATATTCAAACTTAGGAATTCCTTTACTAGATTTAATACAAGAGGGTAATATAGGACTTATAAGAGCTGTTACAAAATTTAACCCATATTTAGAGAGAAAATTTTCAACCTATGCGATGTTTTGGATTAAGCAAAGTATTTTGAGATATATCTCTTGCAATCGTGGAATAATTAGATTTCCTACATATATTTATGATAATATTTCAAAAATAAATAAGTTTACAGCTCGTTTTAAGGGAAAAGAAAATCGTGAGCCAACAATAGAAGAAATTTCTAAGGGAACAGAAATAAAAAAAAGAGATGTTAGAAAATACTTAGATTTAATAGAGCAAAATTTAAATTCTTTAGATGAATTATGTGGTGAAAATGGAGATTATCACAATATAATTTCAAATGGAGATGAGGTAGAAGAAAATATTATAAATGAAGAGGAAAAAGATTTTTTAATAAAAACATTGAACTGTTTAACTCCAAATGAGAGGGAAGTAATAATACATAGATATGGACTTTTCAATAGAAATATTTTAACTCTAGAAGAGATTGGAGTATATTTAAATTTAACTAGAGAAAGAATTAGACAGATACAAATTAAAGCAATTGATAAATTAAAAGCAAATTATAATTATATTTAA
- a CDS encoding lipase family protein, with product MKLFKENLLLSIFSYCNFIEEDYGKTLEEVYLSEEGYKRIKEGKFYLYEDENKKIFLDFFKDIIGEWKIFYIENHRASVRTNSSGFYGVVFKNEDRYIIAYRGSEKYPVEDAYKDFIETDLSIGVGKRPKQFWEGVDLYKKLHIEYNIPLENISLTGHSLGGGICQFVALISSKEYNYIPKIYTWNCVGISRNGIISLGDFINYEQILEECGLTSEEKIIFKSFRENYLDFILKELKKQSQNKEVNLLTYKNFNLDDKIEVIKEFMKETPIEEYLSKVPPLRKQELISKNKIMDKFFQVSQIKEDVFEGIKFIKKMENNKIYEEKVINFCHSKDLTNFLFPHVGAVYQVDLDFSKRDIRKKNFLQNLMFFTKSVQSYHFQDVFIPFVATDSNNYGELTKKLSLEYIGTLLRKLTQFEYCLSREFLNDYYSLIDLDENNYLGIKKEILKGLKKIGEDLLYKDIAIKQIENMNLSQMKNLWEILKDKLSSPYKGKDIFDGMIFKKSN from the coding sequence TTGAAACTATTTAAAGAAAATTTATTACTAAGTATTTTTTCATATTGTAATTTTATAGAAGAGGATTATGGGAAAACCTTAGAGGAAGTTTATTTAAGTGAAGAGGGTTATAAAAGAATAAAAGAGGGTAAATTTTATCTGTATGAAGATGAAAATAAAAAAATATTTTTAGATTTTTTTAAAGATATAATTGGAGAATGGAAAATATTTTATATAGAAAATCATAGAGCTTCAGTTAGAACAAACTCTTCAGGATTTTATGGAGTAGTTTTTAAAAATGAGGATAGATATATTATAGCCTATAGAGGAAGTGAAAAATATCCTGTAGAAGATGCCTATAAGGATTTTATTGAAACAGATTTGTCCATAGGAGTAGGAAAAAGGCCAAAACAATTTTGGGAAGGTGTAGACCTATACAAAAAGCTACATATAGAGTATAATATACCTTTAGAGAATATAAGTTTGACAGGACATTCTCTAGGAGGAGGGATATGTCAATTTGTCGCCTTAATAAGTTCTAAGGAGTACAATTATATACCTAAAATATATACTTGGAATTGTGTGGGAATAAGTAGAAATGGAATAATCTCTTTAGGAGATTTTATAAATTATGAACAAATTTTAGAAGAGTGTGGTCTAACTTCTGAAGAAAAAATAATTTTTAAAAGTTTTAGAGAAAATTATTTAGATTTTATTTTAAAAGAGTTGAAAAAACAAAGTCAAAATAAAGAGGTTAATTTATTAACTTATAAGAATTTTAATTTAGATGATAAAATCGAAGTTATAAAAGAGTTTATGAAAGAAACACCCATTGAAGAGTATTTGTCTAAAGTACCTCCACTTAGAAAGCAAGAATTAATTTCTAAAAATAAAATAATGGATAAATTTTTTCAAGTTAGTCAGATAAAGGAAGATGTATTTGAAGGAATTAAATTCATAAAAAAAATGGAAAATAATAAAATATATGAGGAAAAAGTTATAAATTTTTGTCATTCAAAGGATTTAACTAATTTTTTATTTCCCCATGTAGGAGCGGTTTATCAAGTAGATTTAGATTTTTCTAAAAGGGATATTAGAAAGAAGAATTTTTTACAAAATTTAATGTTTTTTACAAAATCAGTTCAAAGCTATCACTTTCAAGATGTGTTTATACCTTTTGTAGCTACTGATAGTAATAATTATGGAGAGTTGACGAAAAAATTATCTTTAGAGTATATAGGAACACTATTAAGAAAACTAACTCAATTTGAGTATTGTTTAAGTAGAGAATTTTTAAATGATTATTATAGTCTTATAGATTTAGATGAAAATAATTATTTAGGAATAAAAAAAGAGATTTTAAAGGGTTTAAAAAAAATAGGTGAAGATCTTTTATATAAAGATATTGCCATAAAACAAATAGAAAATATGAATTTATCACAGATGAAAAATTTGTGGGAAATATTAAAAGATAAATTATCTAGTCCATATAAGGGGAAAGATATTTTTGATGGAATGATATTTAAAAAAAGTAATTAA
- the ybeY gene encoding rRNA maturation RNase YbeY, which translates to MEIVLDLSIEIEGYEERLTENEIEAYVKKVLEEEMYVEEDNKPVYLSVAMVGNEDIQNINRDYRGKDQPTDVISFAYHETGDFDIGPYDTLGDIVISLERVEDQAKDYNHSFEREFYYVLTHGILHLLGFDHIEEADKIEMRAKEEEILTRFGYTRD; encoded by the coding sequence ATGGAAATAGTATTAGACTTATCAATTGAAATAGAGGGATATGAGGAGCGTCTTACAGAAAATGAAATAGAAGCTTATGTGAAGAAAGTTTTAGAAGAGGAAATGTATGTAGAAGAGGATAATAAACCAGTTTATCTTTCAGTTGCTATGGTAGGAAATGAAGATATCCAAAATATAAATAGAGATTATAGAGGAAAAGATCAACCTACAGATGTAATTTCATTTGCTTATCATGAAACAGGAGATTTTGATATTGGACCATACGATACTTTAGGAGATATAGTAATTTCCTTAGAAAGAGTTGAAGATCAAGCAAAGGATTATAATCACTCTTTTGAAAGAGAGTTTTATTATGTTTTAACTCATGGAATTTTACATCTTTTAGGATTTGATCATATAGAAGAAGCAGATAAAATTGAAATGAGAGCAAAGGAAGAAGAAATATTAACTAGATTTGGTTACACTAGAGACTAG
- a CDS encoding HD family phosphohydrolase yields MKKFELFGISISLKMEKKNKDDAEIYTEEYHLREKIFYLMMVVIFIILSSKIYYLSRKNTYSVGDVVISDIYAPKSITYNDKDKRDNIIKSMILNSEKEYIYVPDAEKIYLEGFNEFFEQIITMKKENKTVYNSKVVESLIGRKVSQDIVNNLLKIKSSQLEKKKNRLADLLEEAYKNGITQEKGLIYIKPPVNKEIEKLPSLDKKIIYTFLTGNYIYDEGKTKEAIKEKISQVGDQLVVIKAGSLLAKKGEILTEKKVNMLEAVGIYSYKNNVFLLIGNFIYLVIISTIFYPILANPLKRYILNKNYYRSTFLIMAVTFLIFRFSNVDYIYMLPFDLFFFLLAILVDVNYSFMMSLFALAYMVPIIDYDLVYVIIYIFSLIIGGYLIKKVATRAELINIGLKLSVLKFSLFVLISYFIRTEGSLIALKSGEIILSGILSGMLTIALLPYFERTFNILTIFKLLELGDLSHPLLKMLSVKAPGTFHHSMMVATLSETAAEAIGADAVLARVASYYHDIGKAKRPKFYVENQEGGENPHGKISPFLSGLIIGAHTRDGAEMAKEYKIPKEIRDIMYEHQGTTLLAYFFNKAKQLDPNIQEEEFRYSGPKPKSKESAIIMLADSIEAAVRSLDEKTPVTIENMLRRIINAKIEDNQLSEADLTFKEIEIIIKTFTKVLMSIHHVRIKYPGQKEK; encoded by the coding sequence ATGAAAAAATTTGAACTTTTTGGAATAAGCATTTCCTTAAAAATGGAGAAAAAAAATAAAGATGACGCAGAAATTTATACGGAGGAGTATCACCTCAGAGAAAAAATATTTTATTTAATGATGGTGGTAATTTTTATAATATTAAGCTCAAAAATATATTATTTATCAAGAAAAAACACTTATAGTGTTGGGGATGTTGTAATAAGTGATATATATGCACCTAAGAGTATCACTTATAACGATAAAGATAAAAGAGACAATATAATAAAAAGTATGATTTTAAATTCTGAAAAGGAATATATATATGTTCCTGATGCAGAAAAAATATATTTAGAAGGTTTTAATGAATTTTTTGAACAGATTATTACAATGAAAAAAGAGAATAAAACAGTTTATAATTCTAAAGTTGTAGAAAGCTTAATAGGAAGAAAAGTTTCTCAAGATATAGTAAATAATCTTTTGAAAATAAAGTCTTCTCAATTGGAAAAAAAGAAAAATAGGTTGGCAGATTTATTAGAAGAGGCTTATAAAAATGGAATAACTCAAGAAAAGGGATTAATCTATATAAAGCCTCCTGTTAATAAAGAGATAGAAAAATTACCAAGTTTAGATAAAAAAATTATATATACTTTTTTAACTGGAAATTATATATATGATGAAGGGAAAACCAAAGAGGCTATAAAGGAAAAAATATCTCAAGTGGGAGATCAATTAGTAGTAATTAAAGCTGGAAGTTTATTAGCTAAAAAGGGAGAAATTTTAACAGAAAAAAAAGTAAATATGTTAGAAGCTGTTGGAATTTATTCATATAAAAATAATGTATTTCTTTTAATAGGTAACTTTATTTACTTAGTAATAATATCTACAATATTTTATCCTATTTTAGCTAATCCTCTGAAGAGGTATATTTTAAATAAAAATTATTATAGAAGTACTTTTTTAATTATGGCAGTGACTTTTTTAATTTTTAGGTTTTCAAATGTAGATTATATATATATGCTTCCCTTTGATCTATTTTTCTTTTTACTAGCAATTCTAGTAGATGTTAATTATTCATTTATGATGTCTTTATTTGCTTTGGCATATATGGTTCCAATTATAGATTATGATTTGGTATATGTGATAATATATATATTTTCATTGATAATTGGAGGATATTTAATAAAAAAAGTTGCTACAAGAGCAGAACTTATAAATATAGGATTAAAATTATCTGTTTTAAAATTTTCTCTATTTGTATTGATAAGTTATTTTATAAGAACAGAGGGAAGTTTAATAGCTTTAAAATCAGGAGAAATTATTTTATCTGGAATTTTATCTGGAATGTTAACAATAGCTCTTTTACCATATTTTGAAAGAACATTTAATATTTTAACAATATTTAAATTATTAGAACTAGGAGATTTATCTCATCCTCTTTTAAAAATGTTATCTGTAAAAGCTCCAGGAACTTTCCATCATTCAATGATGGTTGCGACTTTATCAGAAACAGCTGCAGAGGCCATAGGAGCCGACGCAGTATTAGCTAGAGTGGCTTCTTATTATCACGATATTGGTAAGGCAAAAAGACCAAAATTTTATGTGGAAAATCAAGAGGGAGGAGAGAATCCCCATGGGAAAATTTCTCCATTCTTAAGTGGATTAATAATAGGAGCTCATACTAGAGATGGAGCAGAAATGGCAAAAGAGTATAAAATTCCAAAGGAAATTAGAGATATAATGTATGAGCATCAAGGAACTACTTTACTAGCTTATTTTTTTAATAAAGCTAAACAGTTAGATCCTAATATTCAAGAGGAAGAATTTAGATACAGTGGACCAAAGCCTAAAAGTAAAGAATCTGCAATAATTATGTTAGCTGATTCAATAGAAGCGGCAGTTAGATCATTAGATGAAAAGACTCCAGTTACAATTGAAAATATGTTACGAAGAATTATAAATGCAAAAATAGAGGATAATCAGTTATCTGAAGCTGACTTAACTTTTAAAGAAATAGAAATAATAATTAAAACTTTTACAAAGGTTTTAATGAGTATACATCATGTTAGGATAAAATATCCTGGACAAAAGGAAAAATAG
- a CDS encoding diacylglycerol kinase: MRDKKRYNIVDSFNVAIEGIIEGIRSERHMKFHLFCGTIVIFLSIFLDINKYEMMAMSISIALVLMAELLNTAVESAIDMTCKSYNPLAKRAKDVAAGAVFITAINAVVVGYIIFGKKFTEDMRQGFVVLKNSYQHTMVLILALVTILVIGIKAYFKKGTPLKGGIPSGHSALAGALFVGIFYLTNNPKIFFLSFLLLLLVLQSRVEGRIHTTLETILGAFLGMAVTYVFLAMIGM; encoded by the coding sequence ATGAGGGATAAAAAGAGATATAATATTGTGGATAGTTTTAATGTGGCTATTGAAGGAATAATAGAGGGAATAAGATCTGAGAGACATATGAAATTTCATCTATTTTGTGGAACAATAGTGATATTTTTAAGTATATTTTTAGATATAAATAAATATGAGATGATGGCAATGAGTATATCTATAGCATTGGTTTTAATGGCAGAACTTTTAAATACTGCTGTGGAATCAGCTATAGATATGACTTGCAAATCTTATAATCCCTTGGCTAAAAGAGCAAAGGATGTAGCTGCGGGAGCTGTTTTTATAACAGCTATAAATGCAGTTGTGGTTGGATATATAATTTTTGGAAAGAAATTCACTGAAGATATGAGACAGGGATTTGTAGTTTTAAAAAATTCATATCAACATACAATGGTTCTTATATTAGCATTAGTAACAATATTAGTTATTGGAATAAAAGCTTATTTTAAAAAGGGAACACCTTTAAAGGGAGGAATTCCTAGTGGACATAGTGCCTTAGCTGGAGCTCTTTTTGTAGGAATATTTTATCTAACAAATAATCCTAAAATATTCTTTTTATCTTTTTTATTATTATTATTGGTTTTACAATCAAGAGTGGAAGGAAGAATACATACAACTCTTGAAACAATTTTAGGTGCCTTTTTAGGAATGGCTGTGACCTATGTATTTTTAGCAATGATTGGAATGTAG